Sequence from the Candidatus Flexicrinis proximus genome:
CATCGCGCTTAGTGTCGGATGGGCGCATGACGTGGTAGCAGACCGGCTCTCGCGGATTGCGGCGGCGGGGTACGCCGTGCCGGTGGTGTTGCACGCCGTGGGGGATTGACCGCATACGTCCGCTAGGACGCGAAGTGGACACATCTCACCGCCCCCGGCACACGTCGGGGGCTTTCGTTTACTCCGCTAACGCCGCCACGACCGCGCGCCCGTCCACCTCGAAAGCGAAGCACGGATGCTGACCGAGATGCTCACCGTTCGCATCGGCGTCTGTCCCCTCAGCGTTAACTCGTAATCCGCCGCCGCGCTTCGCCACCATCATCAGAAACCGTGCCGCGTAGCTTCTGCTCATGACTGTATGCCTAGCCCCGATGCCGTGGCGATGGATTGTAATTGCGCCTCCGAGAGTGCGCTCTCGAATAGCATAATATCATCGCAGGCTAACGAGGTGGCAGATAACGTCGCCATAATCTCTGATTTGAAGGTGATTGCAGAGGCCGCCGTTATCGGTCCTGTAAACGTCCCTGTCGTTGATACCGATACATTCGACAATGCGCCGTTTGCAGAGTGATATAGTTTTAGTGCTTGCCCTGACGTACCGACAAGCGCGACCATATTCCACTTATTCGGCTGTATACATCCGGCATTACTTGACACCATCGCAGCACCATTGTCAGCGAACCCGGAAAGCTCCCCGACTTCGGTATGTAGCAAGCTAACGCTAACGGCGTCTCCCTCAAAACCGTTTTCGTCGCCAAAGATATTCGCTACATATAGAGAGGCGCCCGGCTTGTAGATAACTACGCAAGTAAACGCGCTAGCGTCAATCGCGGGGATGGTTATAAAGTCGGCTATATTGTCGAATAGAACCGCCTCGCTTGCGCCTCGCAGGCCGCTTTGTGCATAGGTGATGCCCGTACCCGTGCCATCGTTCGCAGCGCCTCCGCTGCCCGCATTATCTAGTGTCCCCGACGCCTCTGTGAGTTTTAGCCAAATCGTAGGTGCGAGGGCGGTCACAACATCGTCGAATGTCGCACCTAACCCGCCGCCTAAAACTGTCAGGAGTAATGTTGCTGCGCTCATCTCGCCTTCCTCGTTTGCTATGGTCAGAGTGACGCAATACGTCCCTGCCGTGGTATAGACGTGTGTCGGATGTTGTGCGGTAGAAGTCAGACCATCGCCAAACGACCATACGCGACTATGACCGCCGGTAGAAGTATCGGTAAACGTCGCATTTAGTCCGTCTAGCGTATGCGTGAAACTTGCGACTGGAACCGGCGGCGGGGCATCGGATAAGGCCAGCGTCACAATCTCAGCCATGGCTAATGCCGCTTGCTTTTGCGCCGGGGTGAGTAAGGCCACGAAACCGGCAATCGCCTGCACAAGCGCGTTGTTGTCATTCAGCATCTTACCCCTCGCTTCCGGGTAGAATGTTGGTCGTGTAGGTCGTGCTTACCGATGTTGCCGTCGGCGTAACCGTCGGGGTGATCGGGATAATACCGGCGCGTTCCAGTTCCGTCCGTAGCCGTGCGACCGCCATGTCATCATCGGTGCGCGGGGTAAGTTTGGTCAGGAATTCCGCGATTGCTAAGACGATGGGCGCAAACTTCCAGATACCCAGTCCCACCACTACCGCGCCGCCGGTCGTATTGACGACGCCTAGAATAACGCTCACCAGCGCCTCTAACGCGATGGCGTAGGCGTCACCACCTTCTGCGGGCGGTTCGTTCACTGCCGGGGCTTGTGGCGCTAAATCCGGCGTAGCCTGTGCATTCAGCCACGCAATCGGCGTCTCGGTAGTCCAGTCGGTTGGGAGCGCGGTATTGTCCTGCGCGGTCGCTATCGATGTCAGGCCGATAACGCAGATGGCGATTGCGATAACTTGGGATATGTGGCGCATGGTTAACCTTTCGCCTGAGGGTCGTCAGGGTCAGTAATCAGCTTATCGGTGCCGTCAGTGTCGGGCGGCGGGGTGAGTTGTCCGGTAACGGGTCGGGCATCGATGGTAACAGTTTGCAGACCGGCGTGATGTGGCGTCACGGTAATCGACTGCATACGACTGAACAGCGGTTCCAGGTACTTGGGCAGTTCCTCGGCAAAGGTACGGGCAAACGTCGCGCTAAATTCCTTCTGCCCTTCGACGATGCTCTTTCCTAGTGCTTCGGCTAGCCCGCGCATATTGGCGGCGCTGTCGATACTGATTTGCTCCTGTACCGACTTATAGCGTTCCTCTGCCCGCTTGCCTGCAATCTCTAGCGCCGCCCGTAGGGTAGTTTCGCGCGACTTGGCTTCCTGTTCATGTTCTATCAGCAGTTCGTTGTTGCGCGTGATAACGTTGGTCATTACCCCGACGGAGTGCTGAATGCGCCGCTTGTATTCGTCGTCACGTTCGCTGATGCCCCGTAGGTCTGTAATCCACTGCGAACGTGCCACGGCATGCCCCTTCTCGACTTCGATCCGGCGCGCCCATTCTTCGTTACGGGCTTTGCGTTCGGCGCGCCTATCCCATACGCCGCCGCCGAAGTAGATAATGCTGATAAGGACAAGCCCGATAAGTGCTAATCCCAACGGGTCAACCCTGGTACTGGCGTCGGTTAACCCGTCAACCATCGTGCCTACGCCCTGCGCGGTTGAGATGTCAATAGAGCCAAGCATGAGAAAGCTGGTTAGTGTGATGAGTGATGCTCTTGCTATTCCTTTCTTCGTCATACGGTCCCTTTCGACGCATCCGGCGTCTTAGTTTCAAGTACAGTTCCGTTCGTCTAGCCATTCATCAAGGATGGGCAGGATGTACTCTGCAATTTGACGGTTACCTTCACTGTCTGCATGGGCATCGGTAGGACTGATGCGAGATGTAAAATACGGTATCAGCGCCGCGCCGTATTCGTCCCTGACAATAGTACCATAGTTCCCGTCGTCTAAGGCGATAATCAGCGTATCAGGGCGCGCCGCAATCGCTTCGTACAGCGGCCTTACAGCATCGGTAATCGGTGCGGTCGTGTAACCGGCCCGCGCGCCGTAGATGACTTGTAACGTGTGACCGAGATACGAACGTATAGATCCGGTCGCACGGTCGCTGTAACGCACCGGCGTGCCGGGGTCATTCGAGATGGTAAGCCAAACTATGCAGCCATCTACTTCGTCGATTAGCGGCGCGATATTTTCGACGTTGTAACCGCTTCTGCCGGTGTTCAGCGCGTCAATCCGCAGGGCCGATGCTACCCGGCTCACCCATACGTCGCCATCGTCTACGCCATAACCGAAGGTCTGGCTATCCCCCACGAACGTGACGCGCGCCCCGCCCCGAAAGCGGCCCGGCGTGTAGCGGTTGCCATCGGCGTCGATCGTGATGGCGAAGCGTCCGCCGATGGCGAAGCGGCCCGGCACATGCGCGTAGCCGGTCGGGTCGTCGATGCGTGTGTTCCACAGATAGGCCACATCGTCGAAGTAGACGACGCCCATCGGGTCGAATATCCGGCACAGCAGTTCCAGCGCGGCGATAGTCGCCAGAGTCATGAGTAAAACAGTGCGGAGTCGTTTCATCATGTCGCCTTTGTCATGGCGGTAAACCACCAGTTACTGCCGTCCGACAGCACCAGATAGACGTTCGTGCCCGCGCCGTTGTCGTTGACCGCCGCGTGGAATCCCGCTCCGACGGTCGCCGGGGTGCCGAAAGCGCTGTCCAGTTCGGCGTCGGTCGGCGGGTTGCTGACATTCGACGTATCTACCGCCAGCACGCCGCTGCCCCCCGTGACCGCCGTCACCAGCGCCCGCTCCTTATAGCCAATGACCGTCATCTGCGACCCGATGGCGAAGTTATCGGTCGAATACCCGTCGGGCTGGAACTGGATTTGATTGATGGCCGCCGTGTCTTCCCAGACCATCGTGCGCTTGGAGACGTACACGTTGTCTGCGGCGAACTCGGAATGGTTTTCGATCCGGAAGATTTTGCGGTAGGAGGTCGAGTCGTAGTCGGTCACGTAGACATAGACGTAGCCGAATCCGCTGGCGGGGGAGGACGCCGCGCTGGCCGCCGCAAGGTTCGGGTTTGCGCCTTCCGAGAAGTCGCCGCTTGCGTTGCCGCCCGTCGTCACCTGGAAATGGTATTTAGCGTCGTTGGCGCTGGTCTCGCCGTTGATGTAGAAGCGCGTCGCGTCGCTGGTGGCCGTCACCGAGCTGCGGACGCGGAAGATGAATTTGAGCATCTTATAGCCGGTCGGGATGCTCGAATAATCGAAGCGTCCGGCGCTGCCCAACGTCACGTCCTGGATAACCTCGCCTAGCCAGAGGTCGGTGGTCGTGACCGAGAGCGGCGTTCCGCCCCCAACCGTCACGAATTCCAGACCGTCCTCTGTGCCATTGACAGCCACGACTTTACCCGCATCGCCGGTATACGCCGCAGGAACGTCGGTCAGATCGGTAAATGCTGATGCCCCGCCGCCTGCGCCGATTTCGACCCAGCCCGCGCCATCGTACAAATACAGCGCGTCCAGGTCGCTATCGTAGACGCCTAGTCCCACGACCGGCGTGCCGATGGCGGTGCGCTGCGCCGTCGTCATGACAGGATAAGGTATCGCGCCCTTGCCGGTGCTGACGACATGCACCTTTGCAGCGGCGTTGGGGCTTCCAGTGCCGATGCCGATGTTATCCGCGCTGGCGTCCATAAACATCAGGTTCGTGTCGCTGTCGCCTTCCCAGCGCGCATCGACGTTGCCGCCCGCTTCGTTGTGGATATAGGCGCCGGTGTTTTCCAGCGTCGTGAATTTGCCCGCCGCCGGGGTTGTGCCGCCGATCGCGGGCGGGGTCGTCAGCGCCGTGGTGAGGTCGGATGATCCTATTGTGCCAACCGTCACCACCGCGCCCGCCGATGACTGTTTCAGGTATTGGCCGGTGCCACCGGTGGCTGATAAGTCGGCCTCGGTGCCGCCGCGCTCTAATAGCAGTTCGCCCGTGCCGATAGCCGCCGCGTCCAATACGCCGCCGTTTAGCGCGTCCTGATGGTCATGCACGCCGATGGTTTGCGCCGGGTCTGCCCCGCCTAACTGTTCGAACCCTACTACGCGGTCAATACTGGCGATATACAGCGTGCCGTCGCGCTCACGTTCTAAGCGGACTGCCAGACCATCCCGCAGAAACGCGCGGATACCCGGCGCAATCTTGACTGCCGTATATTCGGCATTATCGTTGATCCTCACGCTGCACCAGCCGACGCCATGCGAGGTCTCCGCCGGGGTTGTGCCATCGTCTGCTACATAGACATACCCCATGCGCGGCTCTTCCAATACCGTGCCGAGACTGCCTTTAAGCAGGGCGTTGATGCGTTGCTCGTCTAGTTTTATACTCATATCGGTGCCGTCTCCGCAAAGCACACACGAACCTTCGTAATCGTGACCGTGCCGCCGGGGTCACTGGCGGGGATTGACTTGCGGTATCCGGCGCGGGCATAGACCTTCATGCCATCGTACATGACCGATGATCCCGTCCATACGTAAACGTTATCGGTTCCCGCCGAGAGTGCCGTCGTCTGGAATATGGATTGCGCGCCACTGCCGACACGGTCGCGTACCTGTAGCAACTTCTCGCCCGCCCCGAGTGTCGCTGTATAGGTAATCTCGATTCGGATCACTGTCCAGCCGCCCGGCGCGTTAGACCACGAGCGCTTGATATAGGCGCTGTTCTCTCGCACATAGCCAAACGAGATGAGGACGCTTGACCAGCCGGCGCTATAGGTCGCGCTGCCTGTCGAGTTCACTACCCAGGACTCGGTGCCGCCGGTAAAGTCGTGTATGAACCCATCCGCACCAGTAACGCCGGTTAGCGTTTCGCAGCTGTCGAGTTCGTCACCAGGGGTCACGTTTGCCTCAACCGGCCCGAGGATCGCACCGGTGGCTTTCGTCGGCAGAAGCGGCGCGGCCTTCCCCTTCGTCTCTGGAATAGCTGAGATGACTACCCGCTTCTTTACGCCCGCGGGGTGTATTCATAGGTGCGTGTTACCGTGTTCGGTAGCCAGCGGCGGGTTGTGCTGAATGTCGTGTCATCTAATGGCACGTAGCTATCAATGCTGAACTTGTGCCATTCCATCAGGGCCGGGTCTGCTACATCCCGGTTGCCGAGTGC
This genomic interval carries:
- a CDS encoding PKD domain-containing protein, whose amino-acid sequence is MLNDNNALVQAIAGFVALLTPAQKQAALAMAEIVTLALSDAPPPVPVASFTHTLDGLNATFTDTSTGGHSRVWSFGDGLTSTAQHPTHVYTTAGTYCVTLTIANEEGEMSAATLLLTVLGGGLGATFDDVVTALAPTIWLKLTEASGTLDNAGSGGAANDGTGTGITYAQSGLRGASEAVLFDNIADFITIPAIDASAFTCVVIYKPGASLYVANIFGDENGFEGDAVSVSLLHTEVGELSGFADNGAAMVSSNAGCIQPNKWNMVALVGTSGQALKLYHSANGALSNVSVSTTGTFTGPITAASAITFKSEIMATLSATSLACDDIMLFESALSEAQLQSIATASGLGIQS